One Paenibacillus sp. FSL W8-0186 genomic window carries:
- the uvsE gene encoding UV DNA damage repair endonuclease UvsE — MIVRFGYVAMSTVVKNASPSKTMTYKTFSSLSDREAAVRRLASIGADNLHNTLRLLRHNEANDIKVYRFSSKLLPLATHDALSDWNPYAALKDQFREVGDFVKQHGMRVSFHPDHFTVLSTPRPEVLHSSQRDLRHHVAMLEAMGLDGRAKNNIHVGGAYGDKLSAAERFRENVTALPDSIKNRLTFENDDKTFNALETLELCETLGIPMVLDIHHQWVNNEGEQPVDLWPRIQRTWQSPHAQADSPSSDPLPPKIHASSPKSASDPRGHADHVLAQPLLDFLRAIAPATKRVDVMLEAKLKDGALFALMEDLRQYEGDGVQLLSEASVRIQP, encoded by the coding sequence TTGATTGTCCGCTTCGGTTACGTAGCTATGTCGACGGTCGTGAAGAATGCATCTCCATCCAAGACGATGACTTACAAGACGTTCAGCAGTCTAAGCGACCGGGAGGCGGCGGTGCGCCGTCTGGCGTCGATCGGGGCGGACAATCTGCACAACACGCTGCGGCTCCTTCGGCATAACGAAGCGAACGATATCAAAGTATATCGCTTCTCGTCCAAGCTGCTGCCCTTGGCGACACATGACGCCCTGTCTGACTGGAATCCTTATGCGGCTCTAAAAGACCAATTCCGGGAGGTAGGGGATTTTGTCAAACAACACGGCATGCGCGTCTCGTTCCATCCGGATCATTTCACGGTACTAAGCACGCCGCGTCCTGAGGTGCTGCACAGCTCGCAGCGCGATCTACGCCACCATGTTGCGATGCTTGAGGCTATGGGGCTGGATGGACGGGCGAAGAATAATATCCATGTCGGCGGCGCCTACGGAGACAAGCTGTCGGCTGCCGAGCGGTTCCGGGAAAATGTCACTGCGCTGCCGGACAGCATCAAGAACCGTCTGACGTTCGAGAATGACGACAAGACGTTCAACGCCCTCGAGACGCTGGAACTGTGCGAGACGCTAGGCATTCCGATGGTGCTCGATATTCATCATCAATGGGTGAATAATGAAGGAGAGCAGCCCGTGGATTTATGGCCCCGTATACAGCGCACATGGCAATCGCCGCATGCCCAGGCGGATTCACCGAGTTCAGATCCGCTGCCGCCTAAAATCCACGCCTCAAGCCCGAAAAGCGCGAGCGACCCCAGAGGTCATGCCGATCACGTTCTCGCTCAGCCGCTGCTGGATTTTCTTCGGGCCATCGCGCCTGCGACCAAGCGGGTCGATGTCATGCTGGAAGCGAAGCTGAAGGACGGAGCCCTGTTCGCGCTCATGGAGGATTTGCGCCAATATGAAGGGGATGGCGTGCAGTTGCTGAGCGAGGCCAGCGTACGAATTCAGCCTTAA
- the fabI gene encoding enoyl-ACP reductase FabI has product MGDLLAGKNIIVMGVANDRSIAWAIAQSLAAQGARLAFTYESERVEGRVRKLAETIPNSLILPCNVTVDEEIERLAETLKSELGVLHGVVHSIAFAKAEDLAGEFADTSREGFALAHDISAYSLVAVSKRLAPLMTEGGSIMTMTYMGSERVMRNYNVMGVAKAALEASVRYLANDLGPKNIRVNAISAGPIRTLAAKGISDFNSILKQVEEKAPLRRTTETAEVGDTAMFLMSHLSRGITGEVIFVDGGYNIVGA; this is encoded by the coding sequence ATGGGAGATTTACTCGCAGGAAAAAACATTATCGTAATGGGTGTTGCTAACGACCGCAGTATTGCCTGGGCTATTGCTCAGAGCTTGGCCGCTCAAGGAGCGCGTTTGGCATTTACATACGAGAGCGAGCGGGTGGAAGGCCGGGTACGCAAGCTGGCCGAGACGATTCCCAATTCGCTCATTCTTCCATGCAACGTGACGGTCGATGAAGAAATCGAACGCCTGGCGGAAACATTGAAGAGCGAACTCGGCGTACTGCATGGCGTTGTGCACAGCATAGCCTTTGCTAAGGCGGAAGACCTCGCCGGCGAATTCGCGGATACGTCCCGCGAAGGCTTCGCACTGGCGCATGACATCAGCGCATATTCGCTTGTAGCTGTATCAAAACGCCTAGCTCCGCTGATGACTGAAGGCGGCAGCATCATGACGATGACGTACATGGGCTCCGAGCGCGTCATGCGCAACTATAACGTGATGGGTGTTGCCAAGGCGGCATTGGAAGCATCCGTTCGTTATTTGGCAAACGATCTCGGACCGAAGAATATTCGCGTGAACGCAATCTCTGCAGGACCGATCCGTACGCTCGCGGCCAAGGGCATCAGCGATTTCAACTCGATCTTGAAGCAGGTGGAGGAGAAGGCGCCGCTGCGCAGAACGACTGAAACTGCGGAGGTGGGCGACACGGCGATGTTCCTGATGAGCCATCTTTCCCGCGGCATCACGGGAGAAGTTATATTTGTCGACGGCGGTTATAATATCGTTGGTGCATAA